Genomic window (Desulfuromonadales bacterium):
GGCGCCTTTGACCTCGATACGACCAGTCTCTACTTCGATATGCGGCAGCCGGCTCCGGCGCTGGCGGAGAAATGAGTTGCAAGACTGCTGGGCCGTAGGGGGACAGGCACCTTTCAATGAATCCAAAAGGAGCCAGTCCATGAAATAAATTCAAGGAGTCCCGCATGTTCCAAAAAGCCACCGCCACCGGCTACCACCCCGTCCTCGACAAAATCCGCCAGAAGACCCTCGTCTTCGGCGCCAACACCCTCCTCACCGAGTTCCGCCTCGAACAAGGCGCCATCCTCCCCCTTCATCAGCATCCCCACGAGCAGACCGGCTACCTGGTCGCCGGCCGCCTGGAACTGACCATCGGCGCCGCCACCCATCTTGCCGAAGCCGGCGACAGCTGGTGCATCCCCGGTGGCACCCCCCACCACGCCCGCGCCCTCGCCGACTGCATCGCCATCGAGGTCTTCTCGCCCGTGCGCGAGGACTATTTGCCGCCAGGGTAGGGGCAAACCCATGTGTTCGCCCTGGTTGGGCAGACACGCGGGTCTGCCCCTACGCCATCCACACCTGCCTTGCCCCTTGCCTTTTCCTTCCGCCTCGGGCATAGTTAACTTGTTAAACAAGTTAACAACGAGGAGTTACCACATGATCGGCCTGAGAGACCCGGAACTGGAGAAACGCCTGGAAAACCTCGCCAAGGCGACCGGCCGCAGCAAGAGCTTCTACGTCCGCGAGGCGATCGC
Coding sequences:
- a CDS encoding cupin domain-containing protein, which produces MFQKATATGYHPVLDKIRQKTLVFGANTLLTEFRLEQGAILPLHQHPHEQTGYLVAGRLELTIGAATHLAEAGDSWCIPGGTPHHARALADCIAIEVFSPVREDYLPPG